A single Amia ocellicauda isolate fAmiCal2 chromosome 9, fAmiCal2.hap1, whole genome shotgun sequence DNA region contains:
- the LOC136759354 gene encoding ADP-ribosylation factor-like protein 3 isoform X2, translating to MGLLSILRKLKSSPDQEVRILLLGLDNAGKTTLLKQLASEDVSHITPTQGFNIKSVQSQGFKLNVWDIGGQRKIRPYWRNYFENTDVLIYVIDSADRKRFEETGQELAELLEEEKLSGVPVLVFANKQDLMTAAPAAEIAEGLNLHIIRDRIWQIQACSAVTSEGVQDGMTWVCKNIASKKK from the exons ATG GGTTTGCTGTCGATCCTGCGGAAGCTGAAGAGCTCTCCAGATCAGGAGGTGCGGATCCTGCTGCTGGGGCTGGACAACGCGGGCAAGACCACCCTGCTCAAACAGCTGGCCTCCGAGGACGTCAGCCACATCACCCCCACGCAG GGCTTCAACATAAAGAGTGTGCAGTCTCAGGGCTTCAAGCTGAACGTGTGGGACATCGGGGGCCAGAGGAAGATCCGGCCGTACTGGAGGAACTACTTTGAGAACACAGACGTGCTG ATCTACGTCATCGACAGTGCGGACAGGAAGCGCTTCGAGGAGACCGGACAG gagCTGGCCGAGCTGTTGGAGGAGGAGAAGCTCAGCGGGGTGCCTGTGCTGGTTTTTGCCAACAAGCAGGACCTGATGACGGCGGCACCGGCGGCGGAGATCGCAGAGGGGCTGAACCTGCACATCATCAGGGACAGGATCTGGCAGATACAGGCCTGCTCTGCTGTGACCTCCGAGGGGGTGCAG GATGGCATGACATGGGTCTGCAAGAACATCGCAAGCAAGAAGAAATAA
- the LOC136759354 gene encoding ADP-ribosylation factor-like protein 3 isoform X1 produces MMVERNRFHKGLLSILRKLKSSPDQEVRILLLGLDNAGKTTLLKQLASEDVSHITPTQGFNIKSVQSQGFKLNVWDIGGQRKIRPYWRNYFENTDVLIYVIDSADRKRFEETGQELAELLEEEKLSGVPVLVFANKQDLMTAAPAAEIAEGLNLHIIRDRIWQIQACSAVTSEGVQDGMTWVCKNIASKKK; encoded by the exons ATGATGGTGGAAAGAAATCGGTTTCATAAG GGTTTGCTGTCGATCCTGCGGAAGCTGAAGAGCTCTCCAGATCAGGAGGTGCGGATCCTGCTGCTGGGGCTGGACAACGCGGGCAAGACCACCCTGCTCAAACAGCTGGCCTCCGAGGACGTCAGCCACATCACCCCCACGCAG GGCTTCAACATAAAGAGTGTGCAGTCTCAGGGCTTCAAGCTGAACGTGTGGGACATCGGGGGCCAGAGGAAGATCCGGCCGTACTGGAGGAACTACTTTGAGAACACAGACGTGCTG ATCTACGTCATCGACAGTGCGGACAGGAAGCGCTTCGAGGAGACCGGACAG gagCTGGCCGAGCTGTTGGAGGAGGAGAAGCTCAGCGGGGTGCCTGTGCTGGTTTTTGCCAACAAGCAGGACCTGATGACGGCGGCACCGGCGGCGGAGATCGCAGAGGGGCTGAACCTGCACATCATCAGGGACAGGATCTGGCAGATACAGGCCTGCTCTGCTGTGACCTCCGAGGGGGTGCAG GATGGCATGACATGGGTCTGCAAGAACATCGCAAGCAAGAAGAAATAA